In the genome of Raphanus sativus cultivar WK10039 chromosome 9, ASM80110v3, whole genome shotgun sequence, the window AAGGTGTTTCCCCAGCAAGAAGAGGTGCTAGAGATACCGATCGATGATACCGATCCTAGCAAGGTGATCCGCATCGGCGCATCCCTACCGGACGATATGCAGCAGCAACTCGCCGAGTTTCTCCGCCAGAACGTCTCTACCTTCGCCTGGACTACTTCCGATATGAAAGGGATCGACCCAGCAATCACCTCCCATGAGCTCAACGTTGATCCGACCTTTAAGCCTATCCGCCAGAAGCACCGAAAGCTAGGACCTGAACGATCAAAGGCAGTTAACGACGAGGTGGACCGCTTACTCGCCGCCGACTCCATCATGGAAGTCAAATACCCCGACTGGCTTGctaatcccgtcgtcgtcaaaaAGAAGAACGGAAAGTGGCGAGTCTGCGTCGATTTTACTGATCTGAACAAGGCTTGTCCAAAAGACAGTTTTCCTCTCCCACACATCGACCGTTTGGTCGAGTCGACTGCTGGTAACGCCCTATTGACGTTCATGGACGCATTTTCCGGGTACAACCAGATAATGATGCATCCTGATGACCGCGAGAAGACGGCGTTCATAACAGACAGAGGTACATACTGCTACAAGGTAATGCCCTTCGGGCTTAAAAACGCGGGAGCCACCTACCAACGCCTTGTCAACCGCATGTTCGCCGACAAACTGGGCTCCACTATGGAAGTCTAcatcgacgacatgctagtcaagTCGCTCCGAGCCGAGGATCATCTCTCGCACCTCAAAGACTGCTTCACAACGCTCAACGAGTACGGTATGAAACTGAACCCGGCTAAATGCACGTTCGGCGTTATGTCCGGCGAGTTTCTCGGATACATCGTCACCCAGAGAGGAATTGAGGCTAATCCTAAACAGATATCGGCGATCCTCGATCTCCCAAGCCCCAAGAACAGCCGAGAAGTGCAACGTCTCACCGGCCGCATAGCAGCGCTCAACAGGTTCATCTCGCGATCTACCGACAAGTGCCTTCCTTTCTTCGAACTGTTGCGGGGAAACAAACGATTCATTTGGGACGACAAGTGTGAGGAAGCCTTTGGCCAGCTGAAGCAATATTTGACTACCCCTCCTGTCCTCTCGAAACCGGAAGCGGGTGACATTCTCACCCTCTATATCGCCGTCACGCCTATCGCCGTCAGCAGCGTCCTCATACGCGAAGATCGGGGGGAACAGAAACCGATCTTCTACACGAGCAAGCGCATGACAGAAGCCGAAACCCGCTATCCCACACTCGAGAAAATGGCGCTTGCGGTGGTACATTCAGCGAGAAAACTCCGCCCGTATTTTCAGTCTCACACGGTTGAAGTTCTCTCCAATCAACCCCTCCGAACAGTCATGCAGAACGCCAACCACTCTCGGCGACTAACAAAGTGGGCAATGGAGCTCAGCGAGCACGACATCATATACAAGAACCGGACAGCAGCCAAGTCCCAGGTCCTCGCTGACTTCCTGATCGAACTCACACCCGAACTCGAGCAGGATCTTGCCGTGTCGTCTCGCAATTGGATCCTGCATGTCGACGGCTCCTCGACCAATAAAGGGTCTGGCGCCGGCGTTCAGCTCCAATCCCCAACCGGCGAACTGATAAGACAGTCTTTTAGCTTCGGCTTTCCCGCTTCCAACAACGAGGCTGAGTACGAGTCCCTACTTGCAGGGTTACGCCTCGCCAAAGCCGTCAGAGCCAAACGCCTCAGTGCTTACTGCGACTCCCAGCTCGTCGCCAGTCAGTACAACGGCGAGTACGATGCTCATAATGCAAGAATGGACGCCTACCTCAAGCTTGTTCAGGACCTCACGAAAGACTTCGAATTTTTCGAACTCACCAAAGTCCCCAGAGGAGAGAACGTCTGCGCTGATGCTCTGGCAGCCCTTGGGAGCAAGCTCCACGATCAGATCAAGCGGACAATTCCCATTCATCGGATCGAAAACCCCAGCATCACGGCACAAGGTGCGAGTACCTCCTCTGTCTCTGCAGTAGCTGTTGCGGCCGAAATGGACATCGATTCCTCATCAGACGAAATCCCCGACTGGCGTACCGATCTGATCAACTATTTAGCACACGGCACCCTCCCAGATGATAAGTGGCTAGCGCGAAGACTGAAAGCACGCAGTGCCCATTACGTCGTCATCGACGGCGAACTACACCGTTGGAACGCCAACAAGGTCCTCCTGAAATGCATATCAGGCGATGAAACGCGGCTAGTCATGGCTGAAAATCACGAAGGCGCGGCAGGCAATCACTCTGGAGGACGAGCNNNNNNNNNNNNNNNNNNNNNNNNNNNNNNNNNNNNNNNNNNNNNNNNNNNNNNNNNNNNNNNNNNNNNNNNNNNNNNNNNNNNNNNNNNNNNNNNNNNNGAGAGAAGAGCTGATAAAAGAGGAGCAACCAACCGTATAAGATACCGAGCACCAGAGCACAAACAACAGCCGTGCTTACAACCCAAAGCAAGGCACTTTTAATCCTTTTCCCCATAGtcctgaagaaaaaaaacacattcatCAACAttcaattaaaacaaaattacgACAACAAAAGAAAGTGATTAGTTTCATCGAAAGACACGAACTTTTCCTGGTCCCCTTCATAGAAAAACATAGCAAAAGGGATAACAAAGAAGACGAGGATAGCGTCAACGATGTAAACAGCAAGCCAAAGATCCTTCATAGGCAACGTGAGGTTACAAGCGCCGTTGTAAATCGCGTGACGACAAGCGTGACGATTCGCCACGTCGGCCGGCAACATGAGAATCGATATCATGGCGATGGAGAGGCCGAAGACGACGACGAACTTGGGGAAATACGCCTGGTTCGCATCGTCCGGGTGCTGGTAGTTAACGAGGAGGTAGATGCTTGAGATGAAGACGATGACGCAGACGACGATCGCGACGATCACGAGAGCGAGGTTGAAATCGCCCATCCAATTCGAGGGGTTTCGATCCCGGTGGCGGATTGGAGATGTACGGACCCAATTGAAAAATCTAGGGTTCCGAAATTTGAAATTGAATTTGGGGATTTTAAGcagatctgatttttttttccctctCGGAAACCAGACacaggaaggaaggaaggagcTGAGGAGGTGATGGACATTCTGCCTAATTACATACTTACCCCTTATTAATGTAATTACTGTAGAGGGGAGATTGTATCCCTCCAAAGGCCCGGCGAACGATGACACATCACCTGTCGATCCACAGAAGACAGGCCTAAAAGACAGCCCACTAAGAGGACTTCTAGTCGACCTGGCGACCAAAGGGCAACGGCCCATTTAACCGACCTATCGACTAAAGCCCATACGGGACAGCGAATCCTAGGGCGAACTGGCAGAGTCATCTATAAAAGGAAGGAGGAGGTGCTAGAGAGAGGGGATCGACACTTTTACACACTCACAAGacggctagatctagggttttctCTCATCTCTATCCGTTATCTTGTATTGTTTTCCAGCCAGCTCTTCGAGCTCcgtcttgtcttcttctttacATTCCCACTGTAACCTGGTCCTGATAACTTCATCTATAAAACGTCTTTGTTAAACCCACAGACgagttcttcgtcttctctttactagtttcgaccgaactcggttctaacagttggcgcccaccgtggggctaGCAAAGTAACGTTAGCAAAGATGAGTCAGAACCCCGAAGGTTCCACTTCCGGCGACGAACACGACGCGCCGAACCCAACCCCTGTCACGGCTATCCCGATAGCCCCTGCTTTTGTCGATACCATCATGGAGCGTTTCGCCCGACAAGACGCCGCTCAAAAGGCAGCTACCGAGCAAATCGCCGCAATCGCCGCGCTGCTCGCTCCTCTCGCCGGCGCTCCAGACGCAGCCACTGATACCATTCGCAGACAACTGTTTGCCAGCGACATAGCTGCTAACCCGACGAACCAAGGCGCTCCTCCCAGCACTCTCAACCCAGACGCCGCGCCTTTCACCCCTACGAACCCAGATCTACAGATGGTTCGCGAAGTTGCAGCGCTCAAACAGTCGCTCCTGGACATCAACTCCAAGATACACTGCGTCACCACCTCTGCCCCGCAGATAGAGCGCGTTCTGGCGAACACCCTCCGAACACCGTTCTCACCCGCGATAACCGGCGTCAGACTACGACACATCGAGAAGCTCCGATTGCCGACGTACGAAGGCTTGACTGACCCAACGACTCACATCACGTCTTTCAACATCGCCGTACGCCGCGCGAATTTCTCCGACGAAGAACGTGATGCCGGCTACTGTCAACTTTTCGTTGAAAGCTTGAAAGGGCCAGCTCTTACTTGGTTCACCGGCCTCGCCGAGAACTCTATCAAAGACTTTCACGACCTGTCGTCCGCCTTCCTCAAGAACTACATCATGTTCACTCAGGAAGACGCGACAGTATCCGATCTATTCAACCTTACCCAAGGAAAAGACCAAAGCTTGCGCAGCTTCATGGAAAAGTTCAAGGCCATAGTTTCGAAGGTCGTCTTGCCGGACAGTGTCGCGGTCGCTGCGCTTAAGAACACGTTGTATGTCCACTCCGTTTTCCGTGATGACCTCTACAGGAACCCTACAACGTCTCTTTCCGACGCCATAGCCCGTTCTCACAACTTTATCCGCATGGAAGAGGATACGAAAGCCCTTATTGGCAAGCTGAACGCATCTAAAGCCGCGGCGTCCGACAAAGCCGTCGTAAAAAACGCGGATAGTCGACATGAACCGCGACAGCACTCGTCAGGCGATAAAGCAACTCAAAAGAGGAATTTCGTCTATGCTGTCGACGAAGAGGGCTCCCCAGCGTCAACAACTGTCGTGCGAGAGAAAGGCTGGAACGTCTACAACCGCGAAACCGACGGAAAACCGCCGGATTCCTCCGCAGCAGTTAGTTCTCGGCCTCCGGGAGCCGAGAAATGGTGCGACTACCACAACGCTAAGTCGCATGACACCAGAGAATGTAAAACGCTCTTCGAACAATTTCTCACTTCTGTCGCGAACGGGAAACTCGAAATCGAACCTCCGAAACCTAGGGCCCGGGGACCTACGAGCTGGAGCAAGAACAAGGATAGAAAAACTAGCAAGTCGCAAGGTAAAGCTCCTCAGCAAGAGAGGCGAGCAACACCTGAAGAAGCAACTCCAGCATCACCGGAAAAGGGGAACTCGTCCAGCGACGAGGAATCACCAAGAAACCGGCGCCGCGTCGAGACTGTTTTCAGAAGGTCCCCCAAGCACACTGGCGATCACGAACCCTCAAGAGCGAGAAGACGTATCAACGTCGTCTTAACGCAACTGGGATCTTCGGTCGACGAGCCTGAACAAGTTTCTCCTCAAGACCTGCGCACTCAGCTAAGCCGCCCATCATCGAGCGACTTACGGAACGTCCTCAAGCGAAAGGAGAAAGCAGCAGCAGTCACGGTCGATCACACCCCTGATCTGCGCGAGAGGATCAACTCCTCCAAGACTCGCCGGTTGAACAACCCAAGTCCCATGAAGCCCCGCCCTGTAGACTTGCGAGAAAAGCTCAATTCTAGGAAACCAGATTTGCGAAGTCAGCTCGAAGCTTCGAGAACTCCGAACTCCAACCAAGACAAAGACAACGTCATCAACGTCATCATGGGTGGATCCCCGCCCTGCGGTGACTCCGTCAGGTCCATCAAAGACTACCGTCGTCAGGCAACATCCTCGCGTAAATGGCCGACAAAACCCGAGAACGATCATCAAATCACCTTCTCGCCCGACGACGCCCTCGGCATCCACATGCCGCATAACGACCCTCTCCTCGTCGAACTCGGAATCGGTGATTGCCAAGTCACCAAAATTCTCGTCGACACCGGCAGCTCGGTCGATTTGATCTTCCGAGCCACACTCGACAAGATGGGCGTCGACACTGGAAGTATGAAGCCATCGTCCCGCTCCCTCACAGGTTTCAACGGCTCATCCGAAGCCCTGATCGGCACCATTCGCCTTCCAGTGTACGTATGTGGCACGACCCGGACCGTTAAGTTCTCGGTCGTCGATTCTAAAGCCCCCTACAACGCGATCCTCGGCACCCCTTGGCTGCATTCAATGCGAGCAATCCCATCAACTTACCACCAATGCGTGAAGTTTCCGGGAGAAGACGGAAAGATCCGAACACTACGAGGCGATCAGCAGGCTGCTAGAGATCTATTAATCGCGACTATAAAGTTACAGCGACAGACGTCGCATGTCAACACCGTTGCACACCCTCTGCAGAAGGTGTTTCCCCAGCAAGAAGAGGTGCTAGAGATACCGATCGATGATACCGATCCTAGCAAGGTGATCCGCATCGGCGCATCCCTACCGGACGATATGCAGCAGCAACTCGCCGAGTTTCTCCGCCAGAACGTCTCTACCTTCGCCTGGACTACTTCCGATATGAAAGGGATCGACCCAGCAATCACCTCCCATGAGCTCAACGTTGATCCGACCTTTAAGCCTATCCGCCAGAAGCGCCGAAAGCTAGGACCTGAACGATCAAAGGCAGTTAACGACGAGGTGGACCGCTTACTCGCCGCCGACTCCATCATGGAAGTCAAATACCCCGACTGGCTTGctaatcccgtcgtcgtcaaaaAGAAGAACGGAAAGTGGCGAGTCTGCGTCGATTTTACTGATCTGAACAAGGCTTGTCCAAAAGACAGTTTTCCTCTCCCACACATCGACCGTTTGGTCGAGTCGACTGCTGGTAACGCCCTATTGACGTTCATGGACGCATTTTCCGGGTACAACCAGATAATGATGCATCCTGATGACCGCGAGAAGACGGCGTTCATAACAGACAGAGGTACATACTGCTACAAGGTAATGCCCTTCGGGCTTAAAAACGCGGGAGCCACCTACCAACGCCTTGTCAACCGCATGTTCGCCGA includes:
- the LOC108833973 gene encoding uncharacterized protein LOC108833973, whose translation is MSQNPEGSTSGDEHDAPNPTPVTAIPIAPAFVDTIMERFARQDAAQKAATEQIAAIAALLAPLAGAPDAATDTIRRQLFASDIAANPTNQGAPPSTLNPDAAPFTPTNPDLQMVREVAALKQSLLDINSKIHCVTTSAPQIERVLANTLRTPFSPAITGVRLRHIEKLRLPTYEGLTDPTTHITSFNIAVRRANFSDEERDAGYCQLFVESLKGPALTWFTGLAENSIKDFHDLSSAFLKNYIMFTQEDATVSDLFNLTQGKDQSLRSFMEKFKAIVSKVVLPDSVAVAALKNTLYVHSVFRDDLYRNPTTSLSDAIARSHNFIRMEEDTKALIGKLNASKAAASDKAVVKNADSRHEPRQHSSGDKATQKRNFVYAVDEEGSPASTTVVREKGWNVYNRETDGKPPDSSAAVSSRPPGAEKWCDYHNAKSHDTRECKTLFEQFLTSVANGKLEIEPPKPRARGPTSWSKNKDRKTSKSQGKAPQQERRATPEEATPASPEKGNSSSDEESPRNRRRVETVFRRSPKHTGDHEPSRARRRINVVLTQLGSSVDEPEQVSPQDLRTQLSRPSSSDLRNVLKRKEKAAAVTVDHTPDLRERINSSKTRRLNNPSPMKPRPVDLREKLNSRKPDLRSQLEASRTPNSNQDKDNVINVIMGGSPPCGDSVRSIKDYRRQATSSRKWPTKPENDHQITFSPDDALGIHMPHNDPLLVELGIGDCQVTKILVDTGSSVDLIFRATLDKMGVDTGSMKPSSRSLTGFNGSSEALIGTIRLPVYVCGTTRTVKFSVVDSKAPYNAILGTPWLHSMRAIPSTYHQCVKFPGEDGKIRTLRGDQQAARDLLIATIKLQRQTSHVNTVAHPLQKVFPQQEEVLEIPIDDTDPSKVIRIGASLPDDMQQQLAEFLRQNVSTFAWTTSDMKGIDPAITSHELNVDPTFKPIRQKRRKLGPERSKAVNDEVDRLLAADSIMEVKYPDWLANPVVVKKKNGKWRVCVDFTDLNKACPKDSFPLPHIDRLVESTAGNALLTFMDAFSGYNQIMMHPDDREKTAFITDRGTYCYKVMPFGLKNAGATYQRLVNRMFADKLGSTMEVYIDDMLVKSLRAEDHLSHLKDCFTTLNEYGMKLNPAKCTFGVMSGEFLGYIVTQRGIEANPKQISAILDLPSPKNSREVQRLTGRIAALNRFISRSTDKCLPFFELLRGNKRFIWDDKCEEAFGQLKQYLTTPPVLSKPEAGDILTLYIAVTPIAVSSVLIREDRGEQKPIFYTSKRMTEAETRYPTLEKMALAVVHSARKLRPYFQSHTVEVLSNQPLRTVMQNANHSRRLTKWAMELSEHDIIYKNRTAAKSQVLADFLIELTPELEQDLAVSSRNWILHVDGSSTNKGSGAGVQLQSPTGELIRQSFSFGFPASNNEAEYESLLAGLRLAKAVRAKRLSAYCDSQLVASQYNGEYDAHNARMDAYLKLVQDLTKDFEFFELTKVPRGENVCADALAALGSKLHDQIKRTIPIHRIENPSITAQGASTSSVSAVAVAAEMDIDSSSDEIPDWRTDLINYLAHGTLPDDKWLARRLKARSAHYVVIDGELHRWNANKVLLKCISGDETRLVMAENHEGAAGNHSGGRALALKVRSQGFYWPTLNTDCESYAKRCDKCQRHAPTIHCPTEQLRTLTAPYPFMRWAMDIIGPMPNSRGKRFVLVLTDYFTKWIEAEAFANITDKEVQKFVWRNILCRHGLPYEIVTDNGSQFISHQFRDFCDKWRIRLNTATPRYPQSNGQAESSNRTIIDGLKKRLDLKKGCWADELDGVLWSHRTTPRSATKCTPFSMAYGVEAMAPAEVNVTSLRRSRMPQHAELNQSMLLDALDAIEEHRDQALLRIQNYQHQIERYYNKKVKSRPLEQGDLVLRKVFENTKEWKAGKLGTNWEGPYRITQVIKPGVYRLETSTGEAVPRAWNSMHLKRYSA